CCGTTGTCCTCTGACATGTGAATAACTGATATTTCAACACAAAATTTGTGAgataataaagatgaattgaatcACACATTATCTGAATTTTTGTCCAGATAATATAATGATTATTAATATATTGTTACTGCTTGAAATCTGTCTCTTCAATGAATTACAACAAAACATATAAGTCAGAGTTtgagatttttttatttttcatttggtGTATCTGCTTCGACAAGTTCCATTTAAAGTGAAAGGAGCCAGAGAACACGAGAACatcagcttcctcagcttctgtAGGTGCTGTAGGAGAAACGACTGATCAGCAGAGGTAGGTGGAACCTCTCTTCACCCTCACTGATGAGAATTACAACCTGTAAATGGAACTTGTCATAATTTAGAAGAAATATGACATGTTCCGTTTCTACAACAGCTTCTTTTAGAAGTACAATGTGCTGAAAACAAGTTTGTTGCTTCAAAAGataatttaaaaatgcttttgtttcCTTCAATAAAAATACTATCAAAATGATACTTTCAGAAAAAACTTCAAAAATGTGCTGCTTAAAAAATAATTCTGAATGCACAAAACCTGAATTAAAGTGTTCCATGGAGGATGTGGAAGAATTAGTATTCAAAGTAAAATTATAGAGTatcattaaaatgatttcaTCTGCAAATACCAACCTGATTTGCTGACGCAGATCAAAACTTCACAGTGATCAAGAAAAACGCACCTCAACATAAGGATAGAAGGAAATGTGACCCAGGCTCTCCCAGTATGGGCCTGTCTCAAAGCGCAGTTTGTACAAGCCGGGGAGGAAATCAGGGTGAGGGATGAGccctggacagcagccatcttcATCTGTtctaaaaaaaagcaacagtcCACAAGATGTGTAAATGATTGATGAGCGACAACCATGTTTAATGATTGATCACAGTTACAGGTTTAAAAAAGGAAGTCTGTGGGGTTTATTTATGTGGAGCCACAGGTGTTTGATGGTGGTTACCCAACACTAATCATGTTCCAGATCATCAGTTTGGAGTCCAGTCGGTGCAGACTGAGCGCCATTCTGGCTGCTGGGATGCCATCTCCAGTGTTCAGCACATGAATCGTCAGAGGGCTCAAGTGTGCTGCTGCCATGATCTTGCTGGACAGCTGTGGACAGCTGTGGACAAAAGGACCATCACAGCTGAAGCAGATGTGCTTAATCATGAAATGACGGAATTCTGTTTCCTATCAatggaaattaaatattaaaagtaTAAACATTAGTGACATCTGGGGTACAGAAATGCTTCACCACCAGTTTTATTTAGCTTTAGCCGATGCTGTCACGCTCTTATTATCAGACAGATGTTCACATCACATCAGCTGCTTATGGTTAAGAACATTTTTGATACTTCACAACCTTCTGGAACCAGATGAGTGGTCCCTCACCCATTAACATTTGTGAAGTTCCATCATGTGACAGGATGTGACTCCTGCAAAAGCTGctaacctcttttttttttaaatgaatttgtcTGTTGGTGGTGAGAACTGGAAGAGAATTAGTTCTAGCTGGAACCTTTCATACTTACCTCCCACACTAGGCCCCTAGTGCCCCTGCTTCTATGCTCTTTATCCCTTCACAGTGTTTGGCATTTGCCTGTGTCACCATCTTCTGGGACAGATGTTATTCTTTGTTGTGTCTAGTTTGCATGGTGGCCATCTGTTCCCTAAACACTAGAATTCAGTCCCTACACCATCACAAAAGATATTTGTGCTTCTCTGCATTAGCCACACCCACTTCAAATTTTGacacaaaaatcacaaaataCTCTTTAGATGCCACACAAGACAAAGGTTC
The nucleotide sequence above comes from Takifugu rubripes chromosome 9, fTakRub1.2, whole genome shotgun sequence. Encoded proteins:
- the urahb gene encoding 5-hydroxyisourate hydrolase b isoform X3; this translates as MAAAHLSPLTIHVLNTGDGIPAARMALSLHRLDSKLMIWNMISVGTDEDGCCPGLIPHPDFLPGLYKLRFETGPYWESLGHISFYPYVEHLQKLRKLMFSCSLAPFTLNGTCRSRYTK
- the urahb gene encoding 5-hydroxyisourate hydrolase b isoform X1; amino-acid sequence: MIKHICFSCDGPFVHSCPQLSSKIMAAAHLSPLTIHVLNTGDGIPAARMALSLHRLDSKLMIWNMISVGTDEDGCCPGLIPHPDFLPGLYKLRFETGPYWESLGHISFYPYVEHLQKLRKLMFSCSLAPFTLNGTCRSRYTK
- the urahb gene encoding 5-hydroxyisourate hydrolase b isoform X2 — encoded protein: MIKHICFSCDGPFVHSCPQLSSKIMAAAHLSPLTIHVLNTGDGIPAARMALSLHRLDSKLMIWNMISVGTDEDGCCPGLIPHPDFLPGLYKLRFETGPYWESLGHISFYPYVEVVILISEGEERFHLPLLISRFSYSTYRS